TTCCCCACACCCACATTGACTAATCAGACCCTTCCCAACACGCACATGTACTAATCAGACCCTTCCCAACACGCACATGTACTAATCAGACCCTTCCCAACACGCACATGTACTAATCAGACCCTTCCCAACACCCACATGTACTAATCAGACCCTTCCCAACACGCACATGTACTAATCAGACCTTTCCCAACACCCACCTGGATCACAACCCTTTGCATATGGGATGTATCAGGGCTGAGCATCCCCCCCCCCTACCACCcatgaaaaaaatcacatatgattcatgtgattcatacaATTCATGTCTAAAACATATATTATGATATTACTTAATACATACTATgtattatatgattatataagTCATTTGTGATCACATGAAAAACATGTGAATGTGCATTTCAACATGTTATGCCCTGAAATTGCACACATGATTTCAAGTAAGCGTGTGACATCATGTGAgcaatataatgttaataaatgaattGCATAataaaatcacgtgaaaaaataaaatcatatgccctacatgtacaaataaatgaatcacacagttaaatcatgtgaaaaataaaaaatacatgacaTACATGTGAAAAGTCCACTTGAGAAGTCATGTGGTTATGTGAAGGTGATTCTTCTTTAAGGCCCAACCCTTTGAAACAGTACTGACTCCGCGTTACTGCTATCATCACTATCCTACACACTAAAGCTTTAACCACAGTGGGAGTTTTATTATTTGACCAGTTCCCACTCTGCAGCTGCTCCTAGTTAAGAATTCCTGGTTTGGATGGTCTGAAATTTGTGGTGTGGAGGCtaaaaaaagcataaaacagACATATGGAGTATAAGTCTCATTTATTCAAACATCTTAATCATTATTCTCAGATTATCTCCATCATAAACATCATCCTTACATAGCAACAGAAATACCTGATAAATCTATAGAGCTCTGCATAAATatcatatatttataatttaatgtatatccaagtaattattaatttctTATATTTTTACTGAGTCctaaaatattgtttatttccttttaaataaaattaaattatctTATGATCTTTGCACTAACCTCCCACACTCTTAAATCTGTGCATGTTGTACAGAGAGCAGATGAAGAGAACCTACACCCGAAGGGAAATTTTATGGTGTTCTCTGATCTGGAAGACCAATTATCCTTACAGTGTGAAAATGATTTTATGTACTTAACCATtaaatgcttattattattcttattaccatttattataatcattattgtgagtagaaataaaaattgtaaagctaatgttcatcatcatcctcatcatcatcagaacACGAGTAATGACGAGTATGACATGAACATTACCTGTACACTGGTTCACAACAATAAAGATCATTGCATTGTATTTCTACAGTAAACTTTACATCACCATAGCAACAGAGAAATGCTGCCATCACTGtgagtaaataaaatcaaatcagGATTTTAGGAACAAGGAAGCAGACTTGCATTTTCATCCTCCGTCAAGGCTGAGGGCACTCTCAGGTGTTGAGTCTCTCAGGTGGATCACACTGAGTTTAAACACTGGAGCAGCTTAGCACAGATTGTAAGACGTTTTATATTAAATGgttgttttgctgtttttgtgtgtgtcagagttTTTAGGTTCATCTGCAGAGAAAAGTGACTTGTTTGAGAGCCCTGTTTTTCTGTGTAATGTAAATCCTTCAGCTCTGAGCTCCTTCATCTCGCAGTCGTTCATTCGGTCCCTCTGAGGAAACAGTGGAGACAGAAAATGGAGATGACAATCTGAAAGGAAGAGTGAGAAGAAGTTGCATCATCGTTATTATTAGAGATGCATCGATACCAATTAATTTCAGATCAGAATGAGTATGCAGAGCATGCAGAGCAGTATTAGCAagtgtggtcattaaaaatgagtgCAATGTGCCATGAATTGTACCTCAACGAGCAAGCAAAGTGTAGACGTGAAGTGCATGTCTCAGCACTTGCATGTCTGAAGTGCTGTCTCACATGTGTTTCTCTGCACACTCGTTTCACTGCTCCATGCTCATGAATACCTTTGTATGGATGGATAATCTATGCACGGTTGCTGATACTGCTCTGCACACTCATGGTTGGTTGGCCATCCTCACGCCCTCTGTCAAACACACTGTTTACTGTAAATGCCATAAAGATGTTTTATTAGGTTATTTATATTGTAGGAAGATGCCGTATTTCCTCCTCTTTATATTTTCACAGAACCTAGTCTGCTTTCCTCTGatcattaataatgaaatatgTCCAGATTGCTGTCTTTTTATGTTGTCTGTTAATTAGTGTGACAACATACACTAGGCTTATGTCACATAGCATCACCTGGCAAGTGCAGTCTTTAGGTTATCCAATGAAGATTGTGTCCATGTTCCAGAAGCTGCATAATAATAACATGATACAACTTTATCTGAACTCATAgtaaaccttttcttttttttttcatcacctCTCAGTCAGTCTCTTCAGTGCTCGCTCAATGTTCATGCGATGTCCGACACGGCTCACTCCGAGATCGAGGAAGTCCTCCTTGGTCAGTGATGGCAGGTGTGAACCATCAATCTCGTTGTCTAGGAAGCGCTCACGATGCTCTGCCAGGTTCAGGTAGGTCAGCCAATCAGCAACATCATATTTGGTCCAGTAGGGGAGGGGTTTGGATGCAAAAGGCCGATTGGGTGGAGGAAGGGTGAGAGGTGGTAGGTAGCTTACACTGGAAGGGGAGGAGCCACCTGATAGAAAGTGtgtaggggagagagagtgcgagGCTAGCAAAGGGTTTGAAGTGGGTGCTGGGGAGGATGGGGGCATTAGTGGGGGAGTTGGAGGGAAGAAATGTTCAGCCAGTGGATGGGAAGATGATGGGGGAGTGAGGGGGGCCTGCAGATCAAAGGGAGATCCATAAAGGGAAGtagaaggaaagagaggaagagaggaaggaCGTGGTGGCCCAGGTTGTGGTCGTTCTGAACAAGAAATAAGAGGACTTGGAGCACGGCGCCGCTGGATATGAGCCTCAAAACGTCTTGATTCTGAAGCAGAAAACAAATCCAGACCTTTAGTACGATATTTAGCACGATGCTTTGGTGAAGTCGGGTATGGGGAGTAGGACACGGAAGAAGGGGAAAGAGGGGCATGAGAGAGGGATATAGGAGAGATGGGAGGGTGGCTGTATGATGGAGGGGACAATGGAGGGTGTGCGAGTGACAGAGGAGAAAGAGGGGCATGGGGCAGGCAGGGAGGAGAAAGAGggcagtgagagaaagacagaggagaGGGGGATGGGGTCCAGTTGGAATAAGGAGGAACCTGAGGGGTCAAGGTAGGGGTTAACGCAGGGGTCAAAGGTGAAGAAGGTACAGGATTAGCGGTGAGGCTAGGAGCTATGGGGTTTGGTACAATATTTGTGGTTAAGGGGTTAGAGGAGAGTGCTGAGGTTAATGGAGTGGGGGTTAAAGGGTTAGGAGGCAAGGTATGGGCTAAGGGATTAGGGGAAATAGTTGGGGCTAAGGGATTAGGGGTAATAGTTGGTGCTAAAGGGTTCGGAGTTATAGTTGGGGCTAAAGGCTTAGAGCTAATAGGAGTTAAGGGGACAGGAGCCAAAGAAGGGGACATAGATCTCTGAAGAGGTTGAGAGGAGGAAAGAAGTTGTGCATGGCCTGCAGGAATTAATGAAGACAAGTCTTCTGAAAACCTGCaagaaaaaaagataagatAATCTCAGATAATGTCTAGATGGATACAAACCCTTGACTAGCTCCATTTACGATTTAGCTGACTACTTCAAAACTATCTGTAGCAGAAGATTTCTGACCTTTGCATCTGCTGTGACCCTTGACCCTGCCATCCCCCGAGCTGCTGCAGCTTGTTGCTGAGTTCACTGATAATACTGGCCTTTACACTGGAAAGGGGAGAGTTCAGACGTCTGTCCATGAAAGATGGTGCCTTCACACCGCCTTTTCCCTCCATCTTTTCATCCGGCTGGTAGAATCCTGGGGCGGCGCTTGTCTGTCGCCGTAGTGATGGCACTGTTCGTCCTATCTCCACATTAGTGTGCAATTTAGCAGTGTTATGTAGGTGTGGTTTCGCATGTGGGGATGGTGGAGGtttgattttgtgtgtatgaGTTTTTGCATGCGTGTCATTGTGCAGTTTAAACTGGTGGTTCGTATCAGACAGACAAGAATCCAGGGACactcttcttccttcctttattcCACCACTTTCTGTGCTCACTCGTCTTTCTTGATGCCTCCTTTCTCCACTAACACTTTCTGTGTGATGGTCACTGCTGCTGTGATTGTCCGGTACCTCAATCCCTGAATCCACCACTGCTTCAGGCCAATCAAAACCCTTTGATTCTGACCGGATCCGTTCACCACCAACAACCGGTCGACTTGCTGAAGGGGTCGTCATGGTGACAGTTACTACAGCAGCAGTTGCTGTTGCTGCAGCAGCAGTTGTCATGGTGGCATAGGTAAGAGTAGAACTACCACGATCTTGTGGTGGGTAGAAAAGTGGGAGGGGCCTGTGCAATGATGCGGGATCTGAGGAAGTGGGTGGGGCAGAAGGAGTGGAAGTTAGAGGGAAGATCTGGGGAGATGGAAGTGAAGGAGAAAGAGCAGATTGGGTTAAATTAGCCACCTCACTATCGTATGATGTCAAACTGGATGCAGCAGAGTCAGCGGCCTGGGGGGAGGCAAGTGGGGGCTGGGGGTGATTTTGTGGCATTTGCATGGATTGGGGTGGATTGACAGGAGCTAGTTTGGGACAGAGCTGGGGTGGTGGGATTAGAGGAGAAGGGGGGAAGAGAAATGGATGAACAATGGCAGATGGATGAAAGGTTGAGGCATGAATTTCAGGTAGAGACTGGGAAGTTTCTGTTGGTGGGTCTAGAGGGGCGTTCTGGAGCTGCTGATCATGCTGTGGTAAACTATGACCACCATGTTGTTGCTCTTGTTGAGGATGTTCATGTTGATGATGATTGTACACTGTTGCTCCTTGTACTGACCTGTCCACTCCATTAGCAAACTGTAAGGGTGGTGGTAGTGGTTCTGCAAACACAAACTCATCGGCTATGTCCACTGAGGGGGCAGGAGGTGGCAAAACCATTACCCCACCTCCAGTTTCACCATGTGGATCCTCCTCcttattttctctctgtgtgtctgacTTTTTGGTGGTTTCTAGGGCAGGATTAGCATAGCGAGTAACATTAGCACCCACTTCAGTATCCATGCGTAATAAAGGGGGTCTATGCTGAGGGGGCTGTTGAGACATTTTTCCATGCCCTTCCCTCTCATGGTGATAAGTCTGATATTGATTTGTTCTTTCGGTAGTGAACTGCACCTTCTGAACATCTCTTCCCTCCCTTTCCATGGTCATTAACCCACTACCAGACAGTCGCAACATCCGGGGACTCTGGGGTCGACTCAAAGGAGAGTGACTTGTTGATGTAGGGCTGCTGCCACTAAAGTAGATGCCAGTCTGTGCTTGGTGCATGTAGGAAGAGGACTGGTGCTGTGGATTGTGGGTAGAGGAATGAGGGATAGGGAAAGCAGCAGCAGTGGAGTATTGGCGGCCAAAATGCCTCTCCTCTTTACGGGATCGATGGTCATCCTTAAGAGCTCGCTCCCGAGCAGCTAATGCTAGGCTTAGTGGACTTGATGGATCCAGAACTTTTCCAGTTAGTGGGTGAATAAAGGTAGTGTTGTGCTGAGAGGCATATTGTGGAAGTCCAAAGGCAGGCGGCATGCTAGCAGCATCACTTGTGAACAAGCCCTCATCGATCGACTTGGAGGGGCGGAGCCTGGGAGCAGGCTCATTCTGAGCAGACTGGGCAGAGTCAGCCTCATCTAGGACATCCTCTTCAGAGGAGTAGAAGAAGGAAGTGCTTTTGCGACGGGAATCACGAAAACGCTCTCTTTCACGTTGAGCTGTTCCACCTACATCTGGAGGGAAGGGTATAAGTGGAACTGGAGGCACGGCTACGGGTGGAGCTGGGATTGATTCTGTGCTCTGATGATCTGCCTCTTCATTCTCAAGCTGTGGAGAAGCCTCTGCCTCCACACTGCTGTTCTGGCTGCTATGTCCTGAGCTGCTTGTGGATGGTGCCTTGACAATTATGGTTGGAATTGGAATTGAGTTTTTCTCTGATCTCCCTGCTCCTTCCTCCACCTTACGTTGCTTTAGCAATGGCCCCTTACCGCCACGGCGGCCAGTTGTCCTGGCAATTGCCACAGGCATGTCAGATGGAGGTGCAGCACTGCTAGAACCACGCCTTAAACCACCTATTTTAGCTCCTCCCCTCCTACTATGATCAGCATCCACCTTAGGGAAAAAATATatgataataaataagaaaaaatactACATAGCAATAAACATATTAATATCTAAATGGCTCTGTTTAATTGTGTTCATTTACGTTGCTCACCCGACGAATGGATGGTGCTCTTGTCTGCATCTGGGCATGATGAGTAGGGTTGTTGTGCATGAGCTCTGGTCTCCTGTGAACAGGAACTGGTGGTTCTGGTGCAGAGATTTCAGGTGGAGGTGGGATATCATCTGGCCCTGGCACTGATAAACTACGAGATAATTTCATAGTAGGGGGGTGAAGATGTCCCCTTTCCTCCTCAGTTACTCCTAAAATatgaagagagagatgaaaggatatgtaaaagaaaatgaaatacacAGAAAATGTAAGCTGGATGACTGAATTTTGTCTCACCAACGGATTTCTGCCGAAGCATCACCCCATGCTGGGAGGTGTGGCTTGATGAAAACTGGGCATAATTAGAACCATACCCAGACCCTGATGACATCACACCAACACCTCCTGATTGGTCAAAactttgctgtttaaaaaaaataataataatatatagtcaggggaaataagtatttggacactttatttttttgctattaAATATACCTCCAGTGCAAATATCCACTtcacatttatacacatatgtacCCTTACACACTTTTGAGTTTGTACTTATAATTATGAACAATATACACatgtattcataagcataaaaatatgtttaaaaatgaaagtgaTAGGGGAAAAAGTATTCACTAGTACTAGTATTACCATTTGTGGTTATATTAGTACTTTGTTACATAGGTGTTGATGGCCACTAAGACAACTATGGTAAGAAGTAATTAGCTTTTTGCAGCATTGTGGGTCAATTTGGCCCATTGTTC
This genomic window from Ictalurus punctatus breed USDA103 chromosome 1, Coco_2.0, whole genome shotgun sequence contains:
- the LOC108276414 gene encoding SH3 and multiple ankyrin repeat domains protein 1 isoform X2, giving the protein MTTMMLGDMAQQRMLGKRFFSAPETKEVEDETEEENRPNGMMDGEEDNQNRGGTQSREVKGEGLKPAAIVIGRQRGDRQQRMANPGHRGISANQAVLHHQPASHEMYHQPPANQQQLYKVLTNQQARRRHMERSMTTIGQLEDAQLNTMVFRIGIPDIKQTKCLRFDPDATVWSVKQQVVCSLSESLWDVYNYGLFQPASEGHHARFLEEEQSLRQFPQSLEKGVPYLEFRYKSRVYKQTNLDEKQLAKLHTKANLKKFLDYVQSGAVEKISKALDKGLDPNYHDPESGETPLTLAVINGLSVDGIRVLLLNGAHHDFRARDGLTPLHKAVRVHNQTALLAFLSLGLSPDYKDRCGLTPLYHSVLTGGDTSCCETLLYYRARLGTRDENGWDESHQACQHGFAQHLEHLLFYGADTASQNASGNTALHISALYNKESCVRVLLYRGASKETKNKHGQTPFQVAVMSGHFELGEIIKNHNDTDVVPFLESPKYAPQRVESGHALSVNMSLPHPLLRAKSENTMAAPPDPVAPPTTAPATAQRRSSFALRSSSSPRGARTRSPSRGRGESDDKQKKQRGRQGVVQRRRLYSAVPGRVFIATRSHSAQGERELSLSKGDKVKVLSVGEGGFWEGTVKGRTGWFPAECVEEVLPQNEEKRPESRSEKAKRKLFRHYTVGTYDGLEVPSDYIIKEKSVLLQKKENEGFGFVLRGAKAQTPIEEFTPTPAFPALQYLESVDEGGVAWRAGLRMGDFLIEVNGMNVVKVGHRQVVNMIRQGGNSLMMKVVMVTRNPEIEEVPKKKAPQQQTKRLTPPAITLRSKSMTSELEEMASPWKKKLDQSESSQAPDKKRSVYQMALNKLDEILAAAQQTISTSDSQGHKGHGGHGGRKERNKGFYSNEQSFDQSGGVGVMSSGSGYGSNYAQFSSSHTSQHGVMLRQKSVGVTEEERGHLHPPTMKLSRSLSVPGPDDIPPPPEISAPEPPVPVHRRPELMHNNPTHHAQMQTRAPSIRRVDADHSRRGGAKIGGLRRGSSSAAPPSDMPVAIARTTGRRGGKGPLLKQRKVEEGAGRSEKNSIPIPTIIVKAPSTSSSGHSSQNSSVEAEASPQLENEEADHQSTESIPAPPVAVPPVPLIPFPPDVGGTAQRERERFRDSRRKSTSFFYSSEEDVLDEADSAQSAQNEPAPRLRPSKSIDEGLFTSDAASMPPAFGLPQYASQHNTTFIHPLTGKVLDPSSPLSLALAARERALKDDHRSRKEERHFGRQYSTAAAFPIPHSSTHNPQHQSSSYMHQAQTGIYFSGSSPTSTSHSPLSRPQSPRMLRLSGSGLMTMEREGRDVQKVQFTTERTNQYQTYHHEREGHGKMSQQPPQHRPPLLRMDTEVGANVTRYANPALETTKKSDTQRENKEEDPHGETGGGVMVLPPPAPSVDIADEFVFAEPLPPPLQFANGVDRSVQGATVYNHHQHEHPQQEQQHGGHSLPQHDQQLQNAPLDPPTETSQSLPEIHASTFHPSAIVHPFLFPPSPLIPPPQLCPKLAPVNPPQSMQMPQNHPQPPLASPQAADSAASSLTSYDSEVANLTQSALSPSLPSPQIFPLTSTPSAPPTSSDPASLHRPLPLFYPPQDRGSSTLTYATMTTAAAATATAAVVTVTMTTPSASRPVVGGERIRSESKGFDWPEAVVDSGIEVPDNHSSSDHHTESVSGERRHQERRVSTESGGIKEGRRVSLDSCLSDTNHQFKLHNDTHAKTHTHKIKPPPSPHAKPHLHNTAKLHTNVEIGRTVPSLRRQTSAAPGFYQPDEKMEGKGGVKAPSFMDRRLNSPLSSVKASIISELSNKLQQLGGWQGQGSQQMQRFSEDLSSLIPAGHAQLLSSSQPLQRSMSPSLAPVPLTPISSKPLAPTITPNPLAPTITPNPLAPTISPNPLAHTLPPNPLTPTPLTSALSSNPLTTNIVPNPIAPSLTANPVPSSPLTPALTPTLTPQVPPYSNWTPSPSPLSFSHCPLSPPCLPHAPLSPLSLAHPPLSPPSYSHPPISPISLSHAPLSPSSVSYSPYPTSPKHRAKYRTKGLDLFSASESRRFEAHIQRRRAPSPLISCSERPQPGPPRPSSLPLFPSTSLYGSPFDLQAPLTPPSSSHPLAEHFFPPTPPLMPPSSPAPTSNPLLASHSLSPTHFLSGGSSPSSVSYLPPLTLPPPNRPFASKPLPYWTKYDVADWLTYLNLAEHRERFLDNEIDGSHLPSLTKEDFLDLGVSRVGHRMNIERALKRLTERGREDGQPTMSVQSSISNRA
- the LOC108276414 gene encoding SH3 and multiple ankyrin repeat domains protein 1 isoform X3, which gives rise to MTTMMLGDMAQQRMLGKRFFSAPETKEVEDETEEENRPNGMMDGEEDNQNRGGTQSREVKGEGLKPAAIVIGRQRGDRQQRMANPGHRGISANQAVLHHQPASHEMYHQPPANQQQLYKVLTNQQARRRHMERSMTTIGQLEDAQLNTMVFRIGIPDIKQTKCLRFDPDATVWSVKQQVVCSLSESLWDVYNYGLFQPASEGHHARFLEEEQSLRQFPQSLEKGVPYLEFRYKSRVYKQTNLDEKQLAKLHTKANLKKFLDYVQSGAVEKISKALDKGLDPNYHDPESGETPLTLAVINGLSVDGIRVLLLNGAHHDFRARDGLTPLHKAVRVHNQTALLAFLSLGLSPDYKDRCGLTPLYHSVLTGGDTSCCETLLYYRARLGTRDENGWDESHQACQHGFAQHLEHLLFYGADTASQNASGNTALHISALYNKESCVRVLLYRGASKETKNKHGQTPFQVAVMSGHFELGEIIKNHNDTDVVPFLESPKYAPQRVESGHALSVNMSLPHPLLRAKSENTMAAPPDPVAPPTTAPATAQRRSSFALRSSSSPRGARTRSPSRGRGESDDKQKKQRGRQGVVQRRRLYSAVPGRVFIATRSHSAQGERELSLSKGDKVKVLSVGEGGFWEGTVKGRTGWFPAECVEEVLPQNEEKRPESRSEKAKRKLFRHYTVGTYDGLEVPSDYIIKEKSVLLQKKENEGFGFVLRGAKAQTPIEEFTPTPAFPALQYLESVDEGGVAWRAGLRMGDFLIEVNGMNVVKVGHRQVVNMIRQGGNSLMMKVVMVTRNPEIEEVPKKKAPQQQTKRLTPPAITLRSKSMTSELEEMASPWKKKLDQSESSQAPDKKRSVYQMALNKLDEILAAAQQTISTSDSQGHKGHGGHGGRKERNKGFYSNEQSFDQSGGVGVMSSGSGYGSNYAQFSSSHTSQHGVMLRQKSVGVTEEERGHLHPPTMKLSRSLSVPGPDDIPPPPEISAPEPPVPVHRRPELMHNNPTHHAQMQTRAPSIRRVDADHSRRGGAKIGGLRRGSSSAAPPSDMPVAIARTTGRRGGKGPLLKQRKVEEGAGRSEKNSIPIPTIIVKAPSTSSSGHSSQNSSVEAEASPQLENEEADHQSTESIPAPPVAVPPVPLIPFPPDVGGTAQRERERFRDSRRKSTSFFYSSEEDVLDEADSAQSAQNEPAPRLRPSKSIDEGLFTSDAASMPPAFGLPQYASQHNTTFIHPLTGKVLDPSSPLSLALAARERALKDDHRSRKEERHFGRQYSTAAAFPIPHSSTHNPQHQSSSYMHQAQTGIYFSGSSPTSTSHSPLSRPQSPRMLRLSGSGLMTMEREGRDVQKVQFTTERTNQYQTYHHEREGHGKMSQQPPQHRPPLLRMDTEVGANVTRYANPALETTKKSDTQRENKEEDPHGETGGGVMVLPPPAPSVDIADEFVFAEPLPPPLQFANGVDRSVQGATVYNHHQHEHPQQEQQHGGHSLPQHDQQLQNAPLDPPTETSQSLPEIHASTFHPSAIVHPFLFPPSPLIPPPQLCPKLAPVNPPQSMQMPQNHPQPPLASPQAADSAASSLTSYDSEVANLTQSALSPSLPSPQIFPLTSTPSAPPTSSDPASLHRPLPLFYPPQDRGSSTLTYATMTTAAAATATAAVVTVTMTTPSASRPVVGGERIRSESKGFDWPEAVVDSGIEVPDNHSSSDHHTESVSGERRHQERRVSTESGGIKEGRRVSLDSCLSDTNHQFKLHNDTHAKTHTHKIKPPPSPHAKPHLHNTAKLHTNVEIGRTVPSLRRQTSAAPGFYQPDEKMEGKGGVKAPSFMDRRLNSPLSSVKASIISELSNKLQQLGGWQGQGSQQMQRFSEDLSSLIPAGHAQLLSSSQPLQRSMSPSLAPVPLTPISSKPLAPTITPNPLAPTITPNPLAPTISPNPLAHTLPPNPLTPTPLTSALSSNPLTTNIVPNPIAPSLTANPVPSSPLTPALTPTLTPQVPPYSNWTPSPSPLSFSHCPLSPPCLPHAPLSPLSLAHPPLSPPSYSHPPISPISLSHAPLSPSSVSYSPYPTSPKHRAKYRTKGLDLFSASESRRFEAHIQRRRAPSPLISCSERPQPGPPRPSSLPLFPSTSLYGSPFDLQAPLTPPSSSHPLAEHFFPPTPPLMPPSSPAPTSNPLLASHSLSPTHFLSGGSSPSSVSYLPPLTLPPPNRPFASKPLPYWTKYDVADWLTYLNLAEHRERFLDNEIDGSHLPSLTKEDFLDLGVSRVGHRMNIERALKRLTERGTE
- the LOC108276414 gene encoding SH3 and multiple ankyrin repeat domains protein 1 isoform X1, whose translation is MTTMMLGDMAQQRMLGKRFFSAPETKEVEDETEEENRPNGMMDGEEDNQNRGGTQSREVKGEGLKPAAIVIGRQRGDRQQRMANPGHRGISANQAVLHHQPASHEMYHQPPANQQQLYKVLTNQQARRRHMERSMTTIGQLEDAQLNTMVFRIGIPDIKQTKCLRFDPDATVWSVKQQVVCSLSESLWDVYNYGLFQPASEGHHARFLEEEQSLRQFPQSLEKGVPYLEFRYKSRVYKQTNLDEKQLAKLHTKANLKKFLDYVQSGAVEKISKALDKGLDPNYHDPESGETPLTLAVINGLSVDGIRVLLLNGAHHDFRARDGLTPLHKAVRVHNQTALLAFLSLGLSPDYKDRCGLTPLYHSVLTGGDTSCCETLLYYRARLGTRDENGWDESHQACQHGFAQHLEHLLFYGADTASQNASGNTALHISALYNKESCVRVLLYRGASKETKNKHGQTPFQVAVMSGHFELGEIIKNHNDTDVVPFLESPKYAPQRVESGHALSVNMSLPHPLLRAKSENTMAAPPDPVAPPTTAPATAQRRSSFALRSSSSPRGARTRSPSRGRGESDDKQKKQRGRQGVVQRRRLYSAVPGRVFIATRSHSAQGERELSLSKGDKVKVLSVGEGGFWEGTVKGRTGWFPAECVEEVLPQNEEKRPESRSEKAKRKLFRHYTVGTYDGLEVPSDYIIKEKSVLLQKKENEGFGFVLRGAKAQTPIEEFTPTPAFPALQYLESVDEGGVAWRAGLRMGDFLIEVNGMNVVKVGHRQVVNMIRQGGNSLMMKVVMVTRNPEIEEVPKKKAPQQQTKRLTPPAITLRSKSMTSELEEMASPWKKKLDQSESSQAPDKKRSVYQMALNKLDEILAAAQQTISTSDSQGHKGHGGHGGRKERNKGFYSNEQSFDQSGGVGVMSSGSGYGSNYAQFSSSHTSQHGVMLRQKSVGVTEEERGHLHPPTMKLSRSLSVPGPDDIPPPPEISAPEPPVPVHRRPELMHNNPTHHAQMQTRAPSIRRVDADHSRRGGAKIGGLRRGSSSAAPPSDMPVAIARTTGRRGGKGPLLKQRKVEEGAGRSEKNSIPIPTIIVKAPSTSSSGHSSQNSSVEAEASPQLENEEADHQSTESIPAPPVAVPPVPLIPFPPDVGGTAQRERERFRDSRRKSTSFFYSSEEDVLDEADSAQSAQNEPAPRLRPSKSIDEGLFTSDAASMPPAFGLPQYASQHNTTFIHPLTGKVLDPSSPLSLALAARERALKDDHRSRKEERHFGRQYSTAAAFPIPHSSTHNPQHQSSSYMHQAQTGIYFSGSSPTSTSHSPLSRPQSPRMLRLSGSGLMTMEREGRDVQKVQFTTERTNQYQTYHHEREGHGKMSQQPPQHRPPLLRMDTEVGANVTRYANPALETTKKSDTQRENKEEDPHGETGGGVMVLPPPAPSVDIADEFVFAEPLPPPLQFANGVDRSVQGATVYNHHQHEHPQQEQQHGGHSLPQHDQQLQNAPLDPPTETSQSLPEIHASTFHPSAIVHPFLFPPSPLIPPPQLCPKLAPVNPPQSMQMPQNHPQPPLASPQAADSAASSLTSYDSEVANLTQSALSPSLPSPQIFPLTSTPSAPPTSSDPASLHRPLPLFYPPQDRGSSTLTYATMTTAAAATATAAVVTVTMTTPSASRPVVGGERIRSESKGFDWPEAVVDSGIEVPDNHSSSDHHTESVSGERRHQERRVSTESGGIKEGRRVSLDSCLSDTNHQFKLHNDTHAKTHTHKIKPPPSPHAKPHLHNTAKLHTNVEIGRTVPSLRRQTSAAPGFYQPDEKMEGKGGVKAPSFMDRRLNSPLSSVKASIISELSNKLQQLGGWQGQGSQQMQRFSEDLSSLIPAGHAQLLSSSQPLQRSMSPSLAPVPLTPISSKPLAPTITPNPLAPTITPNPLAPTISPNPLAHTLPPNPLTPTPLTSALSSNPLTTNIVPNPIAPSLTANPVPSSPLTPALTPTLTPQVPPYSNWTPSPSPLSFSHCPLSPPCLPHAPLSPLSLAHPPLSPPSYSHPPISPISLSHAPLSPSSVSYSPYPTSPKHRAKYRTKGLDLFSASESRRFEAHIQRRRAPSPLISCSERPQPGPPRPSSLPLFPSTSLYGSPFDLQAPLTPPSSSHPLAEHFFPPTPPLMPPSSPAPTSNPLLASHSLSPTHFLSGGSSPSSVSYLPPLTLPPPNRPFASKPLPYWTKYDVADWLTYLNLAEHRERFLDNEIDGSHLPSLTKEDFLDLGVSRVGHRMNIERALKRLTERLSSPFSVSTVSSEGPNERLRDEGAQS